Proteins encoded within one genomic window of Nonomuraea gerenzanensis:
- a CDS encoding 4'-phosphopantetheinyl transferase family protein gives MGGRPDEVRAPDEWLTEVEQERAARFKFDHDRTVFIAAHLLVRLCAAEVLGADPAELTLLQYCDLHGFGHGRPYLEQAPDLGVSFSHTRGYVCAGAGPGKVGVDAERVRPGPLDTVLADRVLTPRERAMVTGNDELIRHWTRKEALIKRGELTLDKVGESGEDLTGRHLLEWSAGPDIRVAVVTDSPAGRVPIPGQHL, from the coding sequence ATGGGCGGGCGCCCCGACGAGGTGCGCGCCCCCGACGAATGGCTCACCGAGGTGGAGCAGGAGCGGGCCGCCCGCTTCAAGTTCGACCACGACCGCACCGTTTTCATCGCCGCCCACCTCCTCGTCCGGCTCTGCGCCGCCGAGGTGCTCGGCGCCGATCCGGCTGAGCTGACCCTGCTCCAGTACTGCGACCTGCACGGCTTCGGCCACGGCAGGCCGTACCTGGAACAGGCCCCTGACCTGGGGGTCAGCTTCAGCCACACGCGCGGATACGTGTGCGCGGGGGCGGGCCCCGGCAAGGTCGGCGTGGACGCCGAGCGCGTCCGCCCCGGCCCGCTCGACACGGTGCTGGCCGACCGCGTGCTCACCCCGCGCGAGCGGGCGATGGTCACCGGCAACGACGAGCTGATCAGGCACTGGACCCGCAAGGAGGCACTCATCAAGCGCGGCGAGCTGACGCTCGACAAGGTCGGCGAGAGCGGCGAGGACCTGACGGGCCGGCATCTGCTGGAGTGGAGCGCCGGGCCGGACATCAGGGTGGCGGTCGTCACCGACAGCCCCGCCGGCCGCGTGCCCATCCCGGGCCAGCACCTGTGA
- a CDS encoding cation diffusion facilitator family transporter: protein MGEGTSGESLGTVLVAGAANLAIALAKLVAGLIGGSAAMLSESAHSAADTVTELLLLVSVRRSGKPADRRHPFGYGKAGFVWAMMAAVATLVGGAGFSITHGLHEISHGEELADLTPSYVVLAVSFVIEAISFTKAYRQLRKEARRYEVSPVRLVRLTSDTALKAVLFEDAAALVGLVIAGAGLLGSQLSGSALWDGAASVAIGLLLLVVALILIQSNLSLLIGQAAPQGVQLGIRAVLMAQPEVEDVVELLTMMIGPGAVLVAAKIDFRDEASAAGVEIACEEVDRRLRERFPGVRQVFLDPTPTRRRF from the coding sequence ATGGGGGAGGGCACATCGGGGGAGAGCCTGGGCACCGTGCTCGTAGCCGGTGCCGCGAACCTCGCCATCGCGCTGGCCAAGCTCGTCGCCGGGCTGATCGGCGGCTCGGCGGCGATGTTGTCGGAGTCGGCGCACTCGGCCGCCGACACCGTCACCGAGCTCCTGCTGCTGGTGTCGGTGCGCCGGTCGGGCAAGCCCGCCGACCGGCGGCACCCGTTCGGGTACGGCAAGGCCGGCTTCGTCTGGGCCATGATGGCGGCGGTGGCGACGCTGGTGGGCGGGGCCGGGTTCTCGATCACGCACGGGTTGCACGAGATCAGCCATGGTGAGGAGCTGGCCGATCTCACGCCGTCCTATGTCGTGCTGGCCGTCTCGTTCGTCATCGAGGCCATCTCGTTCACGAAGGCGTACCGGCAGTTGCGGAAGGAGGCGCGCCGCTACGAGGTGAGCCCTGTGCGGCTGGTGCGGCTGACGTCCGACACCGCGCTGAAGGCCGTGCTGTTCGAGGACGCCGCCGCGCTCGTCGGGCTGGTCATCGCCGGCGCGGGGCTGCTCGGCTCGCAGCTGAGCGGCTCGGCGCTCTGGGACGGTGCCGCGTCCGTCGCGATCGGCCTGCTCCTGCTGGTGGTGGCGCTCATCCTGATCCAGTCGAACCTGTCGCTGCTCATCGGGCAGGCGGCGCCGCAGGGCGTGCAGCTCGGCATCCGGGCCGTGCTGATGGCCCAGCCCGAGGTGGAGGACGTCGTCGAGCTGCTGACCATGATGATCGGCCCCGGTGCGGTGCTGGTCGCCGCGAAGATCGACTTCAGGGACGAGGCCAGCGCCGCGGGGGTGGAGATCGCCTGCGAGGAGGTGGACCGGCGGCTGCGGGAGCGTTTCCCCGGGGTCAGGCAGGTCTTCCTCGACCCGACCCCGACCCGCCGCCGCTTCTGA